The following DNA comes from Rhodanobacter sp. AS-Z3.
AGCTCAAGGTCTATGGTGGCGCCGAGCATCCGCATACCGCACAGCAGCCGCAGGCGCTGGAAATCTAAGGAAATATGATGAGCATCCAGCAGAATTACGGCACCGGCCGCCGCAAGACCTCCGCCGCTCGCGTGTTCCTGCGCAAGGGCAAGGGCGAAATCATTGTCAACGGCAAGACGCTCGAAGCCTTCTTTGGCCGCGAGACCTCCTGCATGATCGTGCGCCAGCCGCTTGAGCTGACCGAAAACACCGACAAGTTCGACATCAAGGTGACGGTTGCCGGTGGCGGCATCACCGGTCAGGCCGGTGCGATCCGTCTGGGCATCGCCCGCGCGCTGGTCGAGTACGACGAAAGCCTGAAGTCGCCGCTGCGCAAGGCCGGTTTCGTGACTCGCGACGCCCGTGAAGTCGAGCGCAAGAAGGTCGGTCTGCACAAGGCACGTCGCGCGACCCAGTTCTCCAAGCGTTAATCCAAGCTCTACAGCCCCGTCGCCAAGCGGTAAGGCACCTGACTCTGACTCAGGCATCGGAGGTTCGAATCCTTCCGGGGCTGCCAATACAACTCGATCTCGATACGCGCTGCCACCGGCGATCCTTGATCCAAATGCCCGCCTTTTGGCGGGCATTTTCGTTGTGGCTGGTCTGGTCCAACGGTGTGCCGAGTGAGGTGGGTGTACTGCTGGCATCGGTCGGCTGGCTGCTCTGTCCAGTCGGGTGATGCCTCGATAGCGAAAGATATTGCGAAATAAATCATCCACTTGGCTCTTCGGTTTTGCACTGCAGCAGGGTAAAATTCCCGCTTTATCTTGCGTGAAACCTGAATGACGCCGACGAACAATGATCCTGCGCGCCACGCCGATGTGCGCACCGTGGGCAGTACTGACGCGCTGCCAATTGCTCCGGCGCTGGGACCCTCTCTACAAGCAGCGCGAATGCCGCTCAAATCCACCCTGGTCACCCGGCGAATTTTGCTGATCAGCGCGCTGGCCGTGATTCTGGGCGTCGTGGCGGCGTATGTCGCACAGCTGTTGATGCTCACAATCAACCTGATTACCGATCTGTGCTTCTATGGCCGCGTGTCCGACGTCATCGGTCCAAACGCACGGACGGGCTCGTTCGTGCTGTCACCGGCAGACAATCACCTGGGTGCGTGGGTGATCCTGATTCCGGTCATAGGTGGCCTGCTGGCAGGCATCATGGCGCGCTGGGGCTCGCGCGCGATCCAGGGCCACGGTATTCCCGAGGCGATGGAGCAGATTCTTACCAACGAATCCAATATCCCGGCCCGAATCACCTGGCTGAAGCCATTGTCCTCCGCGTTCGCGATTGGTACGGGTGGTCCGTTCGGTGCTGAGGGTCCGATCATTTCCACCGGTGGCGCGATGGGTTCGCTGATCGGCCAGTTGCTGCATGTCACCGCGAACGAGCGCAAGGTACTGCTGGCCGCAGGCGCAGCCGCCGGCATGGCCGCGGTGTTTGGTGCACCGGTGGCGTCGCTGGTGCTGGCGGTAGAGTTGCTGTTGTTTGAGCTGCGCCCGCGCTCATTGATCCCGGTGGCGCTGGCGGCGGTGACGGCGGTTGGCGTGCGTTACGCCACGTATGGTTCGGCCCCGGTGTTTCCGATGCCGGAGGTATTGCAGCCAGGTGGCGAGGCGCTGATCAGTTTCGTATTGATCGGTGGTCTGGTCGGTTACGCCTCGATCTGGGTGACCAGGGCCGTCTATGGCGTAGAAGACCTGTTCGAAAAGCTGCCGATCCACTGGATGTGGTGGCCGGCGCTCGGTGCACTCGCGGCCGGTGTGGTCGGCTGGATTGAGCCCAGGACGCTTGGCGTCGGTTACGACAATATCGACGCGCTGGTACAGGGCCACTTCGGTCTGAGCTTGTTGCTGACCTTCGGCGCGCTGAAGTTTGTTTCCTGGGTGATTGCACTGGGTAGTGGTACGTCCGGCGGCACGCTGGCGCCGCTGTTCATGATCGGCGGATCACTGGGTGCGGCGATCGGCATCGGTATCAATTGCGTCTTGCCAGGTATCCACGTGGATCCGCGAATTGCCGCACTGGTCGGCATGGCGGCCATTTTTGCCGGTTCCTCGCGCGCACTTCTGACGGCGGTGGTGTTTGCCTTCGAAACAACCCGTCAGCCCGCCTCCCTGCTGCCCCTGCTGGGCGGTTGCACGGCGGCTTATCTGATCTCTGCCTTGCTCATGCGCAACACCATCATGACCGAGAAGATCGCGCGGCGCGGGGTCAAGGTGCCGTCTGAATATGCGGCTGATTTTCTGGAACAGGTGAGTGTGGGTACGGTGTGTTCGCGTGATGTGGCGACCTTGCAGACAACCCAGACGCTGGCAGAAGTTCGGCGCTGGCTGGCCGATGAATCGGTCGACACGCAGCATCGAGGATATCCAGTGATCGACGAACACGGTCACGTGAAAGGCATGCTGCCCCGACGCACCCTGCTGGATCCGCAATGGCATTACACGCTGTCGCTGGCTGAGTTGGTGACGCAACCGCCGATCGCGGTCAATGAAGGCCACACGCTGCGTGAGGCGGCCGATCACATGGTGGCTGAACGTGTTGGCCGCTTGCTGGTGGTCAGCAAGGATGATCCGCGCAAGCTGGTGGGCATCATCACGCGGGGCGATATCCTCACGTCTCACGCCCAGCGTCTGCGTGAGGCGCGTTTCAAGGACCGGCACATCAAGCTGGGCAAGTCGGGAAAGTCAGCCGCGTAAGTGCAGTCATGCGCCGGTGCGGAACGGCATGCGTTTGCTTTGGGTGTCATGGATGTGAGCTCGTTATCCTCGCGCCAGCGAGGATCGGGCGCCGTTGGCGATCGGCGAAGAGTCGAGGTCACTGGATTGCTGTTTTCGAAGGCATGACGAAACATCTGGCTATGCGCTGCCTGCCCACTCAAGTCAGAGCCATCGCGGCCTGACGCAGAAACACGAAACGGTCCTCGCGGGCCGTTTTGCGGTGCAGTGCAAGCAGTGCGGCGGCTTACATCTCGCGATCGCCGATCAACACCACATCGGCGGGTCGCTGCGCAAACAAGCCCACGGTGACAATACCCGGAAGCTGGTTCAATTCACCTTCCAGCGACGCCGGGTCGACAATCTGCCAGCCGTGCACATCGATGATCCAGTTGCCGTTGTCGGTGACCACACCATCACGCCACACCGGATTGCCGCCGCGCTTGACGATCTCTCGGCCGATCAGGCTGCGTGCCATCGGGATCACTTCGATCGGCACCGGGAACTTGCCGAGCAGTTCGACTTTCTTGCTTGAGTCGATGATGCAGACGAACTTCTCGCTCGCGGCGGCGACAATCTTCTCGCGGGTCAATGCCGCACCACCGCCCTTGATCAGGCGCTTGTACGGATCGCATTCGTCGGCACCATCGACGTACAAGGTCAACGGGCCGGCGGCGTTGAGGTCGAGCACCGGAATGCCGAGGCGCTTCAGCTGGGCGGTGGATTGTTCCGAGCTGGATACCGCACCCTGGATGCGATCCTTCAGGTCGGCCAGCGCGTCGATGAAGAAGGCCACCGTGGAACCGGTGCCGACACCGACGATGGCACCGTCCTCCACGTAACGGATCGCGGCTTCGCCGGCCTGACGCTTTTCGTTTGCGTTGCTCATGCGGGATTCCCGTGCAAAGTTGATGCGCTCATTCCAGCGCCAGAATGTATTTCCAGTGAGTGGCATCGACCGGCATCACCGACAGTCGATTGCCCTTGCGCAGCAGCGGCATCTCGGCCAGCGTGTCGTGGCCCTTGAGTTCATCCAGACTGATTGTGCGCTTGAGCTTCTTGACGAACTTCACATCGACCAGCATCCAGCGCGGGTTGTCGCGCGAACTGCCCGCATCGAAGTATTTGCTCTTCGGGTCGAACTGGCTGGGGTCCGGGTAGGCGTCGGTGGCCACTTCCGCAATCCCGACAATGCCGGGCACCGTGCAGTTGGAATGGTAGAAAAACACCTTGTCGCCCGGGCGCATGCCGTCGCGCATGAAGTTGCGCGCCTGATAGTTGCGAACCCCATCCCAGGCTTCCTGCTTCTTGCGTTTGAGCTCGTCGATCGAGAATGCATCAGGCTCGGATTTCATCAACCAGTGATTCATGCAGTGGCTTCCGGGTGACAGTCGATCAGTTCGCGCTCGGTGGCGATGAAGTCGAGCGGAACGTCCCAGTCCTGTTCCTCGACTTCGGGCAGCTCCTGGAACGCATAGGCAATGCCGACCAACAATGGCTCGGTCGGACGCACTTGTTCGTTGAGAAAGGCGAAGCTGCGGTCGTAATAGCCGCCGCCGTGACCGAGTCGATTGCCGCGGCGATCGAAACCCAGCAGAGGCACCAGCACCAGATCGACCTGGCACGGTTCCAGCAATTCGGCAGGATTCGCCGGCTCGGGAATGCCGTAGCGATTCGGTTGTACCGCATCGCCCACATTCCACGCGGCGAAACGCAATGTCTTTCCCGTACCAATTACCGGCAGCAGGAATTGCTGGCCGCGCGTGGCCAGCGGCGGGATCACCATGTTCAACGGCAGTTCGCCGTGGCTGGCCCAGTAGCCTGCCACGCGAGCGTCGGTGAAATATTCGGGCAGTTGCTCGAGGCTGCGGCGCAAGCCCTGCGCGGCGGCGATACGCTCGGCAGGAGCCAGGGCGCGGCGGCGTTCGGCCAGTTGCTGACGAAGATCGCGGCGTTGGGCGTTGACGTCCACGTTGCGCGCGGCTCCGGCATGGTCGCCTCGTTCGTGTTTCCGCGAACGAGGGAAGAAAAGAAGTGGCGTAAACCGCGATGCCGCTGCCCACCAAACGACCTTGATCCAAGATGGATCAGGTGGGAGGGCTACAGGGTCTAAAGGCTTTCCGCACGCGGCGGACATGCACAACAACCGATGTGAAACCGACCCGGGGCCGTATGTAGGAACAAGGCAAATGTAAGAGTGTGCTGGCGCACATCGCAGAAGACGCCGGGGGTTATTTTAGGCGCTTGGTCTGGAATGTGCCACTGGCACTGCATCATTTCTGATGCTGCGTTCAGCGCTTCAGCGTTTCGTGCTCGAAAGCGTCATTCAGCTTGCGCTGCAGGCTGGCAAGGCCGTCGCTGAGTCGCTGTTCCTGGCTGTCATGCTGCTTGCGCAGGCCAAGGAATTCATGCGCAACGCTGATCGCGGTGAGCACGGCCAACCGTTCGAAGCTGGGCGCCTTGGCGTTGGCGCGCAGTTCGCGCATCTTGCGGTCCAGATAGCCGGCAGCTTCCAGCAGGCCCTCGCGTTCTTCCGGTGCGCAGGCAATCAGGAATTCGCGGTCGATCAGTCGCAGCGCGACCGGTTCGCTGACAGGTGTGTTCATCAGCTATTGCTCTCAAGCGACTTCAGGCGCTGGATCATCGCCTCGACACGGCCGCGGGCCTGTTCGTTGCGCGCCATCAACCCTGCGCGCTCGCCGGACAGTTGCTCCTGGCTGTGGCGCAGGCTGCGGTTTTCCTCGGTCAGCCGGCGCACGGTCTCAAGCAGCCGATCAAGCTGCTGGGCCAGGCTGGCCAGTTGCTGCTGCACCAGATCGGGCTGGGCGGGGTCGGGCGTGCTCATGAGCGAAACTATAGCAGGAGGTTGACGGAAATCTGCGAGCGGGTCGGCAGACACGAATGTCACACGTCCGGTGCATTAAACTTGGCCGCCATTCTTGCGAAGGAGCACCGCCATGACGGCTACCGGGCCAATCGGCCACGACGACATCGATGCCTTGATCATGCGCCTGCGACTCGGCACCGAAGCCAGTGAGTTGCACGGTTCGTTGTGCGGGTATCTGGCTGGCGGTGCCACGCCGCAAGGTGGCAACGTGCTTGCAGCGCTGCAGCTCGACGGCGAGGCCACTGCCCCGTCCGCAGACGATCTTTCGCTGCTGCAACGGCTGACCCGCCAGTGTGAAAGCGAGCTGTCCGACGCGGAGCTTGGATTCGAGCCGTTGCTGCCGGCTGACGACCGCCCGCTGACCGAGCGCGCCGAAGCCGTGGTGGACTGGTGTCGTGGCTTCCTCGGCGGTTTTGGCCTGGCTGGCACGGCGGCTCACGCGTCGTTGTCGGAGGAGGCGCAGGAGATTCTGCGCGATCTGGGCACGATCGCCGCCTCGTCCTTCGATTTCGACAACGAAGACGAAGACGAAGATGCGCTGATCGAAGTTCAGGAATTCATTCGGGTCGGCGTCTTGCTGCTTTACACCGAATGCAATCGGCACGATCCGGCGGCCAGCGGCAGCGTGCATTGATTCCCTCCGAGTCTGCCGCGGCGGCCCTCAGTATCGGCCCGGACGAATTCGCTCGACGACGCCGCCAGCTGATGAAGATGGCGGGCGAGGATGCGGTGATGCTGGTGGCTGCCGCACCCGAGCGCATGCGCAATGCCGATGCCGCGTGGCCGTATCGGCAAGACTCGGATTTCCACTATCTGGCCGGCTTCCCGGAAAGCGATGCCGTACTGGCACTGTTGCCAGGCCGCAAGCATGGCGAAGTGGTGTTGTTCTGCCGCGAGCGCGATGTGGAACGCGAGCGCTGGCACGGCCACGCCATCGGTACCGAACAGGCGGTGACTGATTACGGCATGGACGATGCGTTCCCGATCGAGGACATCGACGACATCCTGCCCGGCATGATCGAGGGCAGGGCGCGGGTCTATTGCCACTTCGGACGCGAGCCGCAGTTTGATGCACAACTGCTGAGCTGGATGCGTCGGCTGCGTCAGTTGCGCGGTGGCGGCGTGGTGCCGAAGGAATTCGTGGCGCTGGGCTATCTGCTGCATGACTTGCGTTTGTACAAGTCGAAGGCCGAGCTGCGGCTGATGCGTGCTTCGGCCGAGATTGCGGTGGAAGCGCATCGGGCGGCGTTGCAGGCAGCCACGCCGGGGCGTCACGAGTACGAAGTTGAAGCCGAATTGTTGCGCGTGGTGCGCAGTCGCGGCGCGGTGCCGGCGTTCGTGCCGATCGTTGCGGGTGGCGCAAATGCCTGCGTAATGCACTACCAAAGTAACCGCGCGCGTTTGCGCGATGGTGACCTGCTGCTGATCGATGCCGGTGCGGAATGGGACTGCTACGCGTCCGACATCAGTCGCACGTTTCCGGTCAACGGGCG
Coding sequences within:
- a CDS encoding cell division protein ZapA; translation: MNTPVSEPVALRLIDREFLIACAPEEREGLLEAAGYLDRKMRELRANAKAPSFERLAVLTAISVAHEFLGLRKQHDSQEQRLSDGLASLQRKLNDAFEHETLKR
- a CDS encoding 5-formyltetrahydrofolate cyclo-ligase, which encodes MDVNAQRRDLRQQLAERRRALAPAERIAAAQGLRRSLEQLPEYFTDARVAGYWASHGELPLNMVIPPLATRGQQFLLPVIGTGKTLRFAAWNVGDAVQPNRYGIPEPANPAELLEPCQVDLVLVPLLGFDRRGNRLGHGGGYYDRSFAFLNEQVRPTEPLLVGIAYAFQELPEVEEQDWDVPLDFIATERELIDCHPEATA
- a CDS encoding chloride channel protein, whose protein sequence is MPLKSTLVTRRILLISALAVILGVVAAYVAQLLMLTINLITDLCFYGRVSDVIGPNARTGSFVLSPADNHLGAWVILIPVIGGLLAGIMARWGSRAIQGHGIPEAMEQILTNESNIPARITWLKPLSSAFAIGTGGPFGAEGPIISTGGAMGSLIGQLLHVTANERKVLLAAGAAAGMAAVFGAPVASLVLAVELLLFELRPRSLIPVALAAVTAVGVRYATYGSAPVFPMPEVLQPGGEALISFVLIGGLVGYASIWVTRAVYGVEDLFEKLPIHWMWWPALGALAAGVVGWIEPRTLGVGYDNIDALVQGHFGLSLLLTFGALKFVSWVIALGSGTSGGTLAPLFMIGGSLGAAIGIGINCVLPGIHVDPRIAALVGMAAIFAGSSRALLTAVVFAFETTRQPASLLPLLGGCTAAYLISALLMRNTIMTEKIARRGVKVPSEYAADFLEQVSVGTVCSRDVATLQTTQTLAEVRRWLADESVDTQHRGYPVIDEHGHVKGMLPRRTLLDPQWHYTLSLAELVTQPPIAVNEGHTLREAADHMVAERVGRLLVVSKDDPRKLVGIITRGDILTSHAQRLREARFKDRHIKLGKSGKSAA
- a CDS encoding TIGR02449 family protein, producing MSTPDPAQPDLVQQQLASLAQQLDRLLETVRRLTEENRSLRHSQEQLSGERAGLMARNEQARGRVEAMIQRLKSLESNS
- a CDS encoding UPF0149 family protein, with protein sequence MTATGPIGHDDIDALIMRLRLGTEASELHGSLCGYLAGGATPQGGNVLAALQLDGEATAPSADDLSLLQRLTRQCESELSDAELGFEPLLPADDRPLTERAEAVVDWCRGFLGGFGLAGTAAHASLSEEAQEILRDLGTIAASSFDFDNEDEDEDALIEVQEFIRVGVLLLYTECNRHDPAASGSVH
- a CDS encoding EVE domain-containing protein; this encodes MNHWLMKSEPDAFSIDELKRKKQEAWDGVRNYQARNFMRDGMRPGDKVFFYHSNCTVPGIVGIAEVATDAYPDPSQFDPKSKYFDAGSSRDNPRWMLVDVKFVKKLKRTISLDELKGHDTLAEMPLLRKGNRLSVMPVDATHWKYILALE
- the rpiA gene encoding ribose-5-phosphate isomerase RpiA codes for the protein MSNANEKRQAGEAAIRYVEDGAIVGVGTGSTVAFFIDALADLKDRIQGAVSSSEQSTAQLKRLGIPVLDLNAAGPLTLYVDGADECDPYKRLIKGGGAALTREKIVAAASEKFVCIIDSSKKVELLGKFPVPIEVIPMARSLIGREIVKRGGNPVWRDGVVTDNGNWIIDVHGWQIVDPASLEGELNQLPGIVTVGLFAQRPADVVLIGDREM
- a CDS encoding aminopeptidase P N-terminal domain-containing protein; this translates as MQSARSGGQRQRALIPSESAAAALSIGPDEFARRRRQLMKMAGEDAVMLVAAAPERMRNADAAWPYRQDSDFHYLAGFPESDAVLALLPGRKHGEVVLFCRERDVERERWHGHAIGTEQAVTDYGMDDAFPIEDIDDILPGMIEGRARVYCHFGREPQFDAQLLSWMRRLRQLRGGGVVPKEFVALGYLLHDLRLYKSKAELRLMRASAEIAVEAHRAALQAATPGRHEYEVEAELLRVVRSRGAVPAFVPIVAGGANACVMHYQSNRARLRDGDLLLIDAGAEWDCYASDISRTFPVNGRYSREQRALYEVVLAAQLAAIDEVRPGRAFNAAHNAAVRVLSEGLCELGLLKGSADAAIAGGSYQRFFPAKTGHWLGLDVHDVGDYRIDGESRLLEAGMVLTVEPGLYVSPDDRTVAERWRGIGIRIEDDVAVTRDGNEVLTAAMPRQAEEIEALLAAR
- the rpsI gene encoding 30S ribosomal protein S9; its protein translation is MSIQQNYGTGRRKTSAARVFLRKGKGEIIVNGKTLEAFFGRETSCMIVRQPLELTENTDKFDIKVTVAGGGITGQAGAIRLGIARALVEYDESLKSPLRKAGFVTRDAREVERKKVGLHKARRATQFSKR